In Naumovozyma dairenensis CBS 421 chromosome 2, complete genome, the following are encoded in one genomic region:
- the DAL80 gene encoding Dal80p (similar to Saccharomyces cerevisiae GZF3 (YJL110C) and DAL80 (YKR034W); ancestral locus Anc_1.250), with protein sequence MEDSVNQNNGDSIVTTTETKNNSSFSISKKKPTLTITDQLDTYSKGKSAFGQPKLLSLLNVESQTELTAVWNTLPKPKIINGTNKRNSICLPPIRGESNKNNIIDDDDDNDSIVTHCRNCFTQNTPLWRRDDMGTVLCNACGLFLKLHGRPRPPKLQNDIIKTRNRSNNNNNNNNNGLFHNNSNKRRKSNPAGFDLFTSRNVERFRAKYSLNNRRNEDDRQDKEILKMAHSVKPILKPKNIYDIKANKDLPSKERVPSELELNGQFYKVLEAKRIGVNETAHNLLQSINNRDNIPSNSNLTSFMDEIPRQQIDLKVGLQREEEIIKLKTRVMELELMAGLYKKHIFELTAKYKLGSQRG encoded by the coding sequence ATGGAAGACAGTGTAAACCAAAATAATGGTGACAGTATCGTAACCACAACAGAAAcgaaaaataattcttcattttcaatcagtaaaaaaaaaccaACACTTACCATTACGGATCAACTAGATACATACTCTAAAGGAAAAAGCGCATTTGGTCaaccaaaattattatccttACTAAATGTTGAATCTCAAACAGAACTCACTGCAGTTTGGAATACATTACCTAAACCTAAGATAATTAACGGCactaataaaagaaattcaatttgtttGCCACCAATTAGGGGAGAAAGcaataagaataatataatagatgatgatgacgacaACGATAGTATAGTAACACATTGTAGGAATTGTTTTACACAAAACACACCACTTTGGAGGAGAGATGATATGGGTACAGTTTTATGTAATGCATGTGGactatttttaaaattgcATGGAAGACCAAGACCGCCAAAATTACAGaatgatataattaaaaCACGAAACAGaagcaataataataataataataataataatggtctatttcataataattcaaataaaagaagGAAGAGTAATCCTGCAggatttgatttatttacttCAAGAAATGTTGAACGTTTTAGAgcaaaatattctttaaataatagaaGAAACGAGGATGATCGTCAAGATAAggaaatattaaagatgGCACACTCAGTGAAACCCATTTTAAAAcccaaaaatatatatgatatcAAAGCAAATAAGGACTTGCCTAGCAAGGAAAGGGTCCCTTctgaattagaattaaatGGCCAATTTTATAAAGTTCTTGAGGCCAAAAGAATCGGTGTGAATGAAACAGCTCATAATCTTTTACAGAGCATAAATAACAGGGACAACATACCATCGAATAGCAATTTGACAAGTTTTATGGATGAAATACCTCGCCAACAAATAGATCTGAAAGTTGGGTTacaaagagaagaagaaataattaaGTTGAAAACAAGAGTTAtggaattggaattgaTGGCAGGATTATATAAGAAACATATATTTGAGTTGACCGCAAAATATAAACTTGGAAGCCAAAGAGGATAA
- the SPO14 gene encoding phospholipase D (similar to Saccharomyces cerevisiae SPO14 (YKR031C); ancestral locus Anc_1.251), with the protein MGPQRSSTVIPGISPVSRDNDLEEVRTATSSENDLETNTAANGNRGQNGGGNITKKNYKQRKPQLKSYMRPSASGSLLLDDDEGNIKNLSFQGVPNSARTNDNKSMNQFINDEQDPLSHIPKHDLFRATSTAPTKYSVETYRLRLVIQTIFITTVNGSDIRLMIQQRNDTSMPNNTFPIDKSKRRSIIGSIDSQLKNNHWRKEFSDAFKKISVISKLKLQMNNQSHHDDGKNELTMSSPRLSSNVLNDEDTPTQMLASDLIDSMLSGCPAALFASTQFLRDEHGKRRAPLLLAMLDITVKPLNGISPFIVDSFSEEPSEDYETGRNDDADDNENISDGNNHAMSSRRTSFSSMSTAVRNKIIEKKNDNTMFKLELEYGIGSTRQKWSVVKSYQEINALHTNLKLVSLQQVAVNKLSIESNQFRKIRLPSFPKFPKNTWRKNHHLEKNGVPIDPGFSNGLRSRMQSRTTLQADTDENNSASSSLIFFDINKIKMKHLQDLIREPDDESQPMYIRLERYLKLLNLALCLRPQANRLCEFYEFSPIGNLLSYENGYQGKEGPMIIRSTAKSQGWRVSHFNAHDFKEMIERHTEKWFLVRHSYITYVSDLCSTTPLDVFLVDSKFKIKCSGLDKRKTEELIQQDVDWNKESSRKFSVKLLITLENSERKLKVICSSEYSLRQWMRSINYMSKSTIWSQVHRFNSFAPVRKNSFCKYLVDGRDYFWALSEALNMAKDVIYIHDWWLSPELYMRRPVNGNQQYRIDRILKKCAESGIKIFIVIYRNVGNTVGTDSLWTKHSMLGLHPNIHLIRSPNQWLQNTYFWAHHEKFVVIDHTIAFMGGIDLCYGRYDTPEHVLRDDATGIKDQNFPGKDYSNARICDFYELDKPFESMYDRNVIPRMPWHDVHMMMVGEPARDLSRHFVQRWNYLLREKRPSRPTPLLTPANDFTACELERSPFFKTLKKRSTCEVQILRSAGNWSLGLKETEKSIQNAYLKLIETSQHYIYIENQFFITTSTWDGVIIENKIGDAIVDRIIRANSEGAEWKAFIIIPLMPGFDSPIDQPEASALRVIMQCQYQSISRGETSIFARLRKLNIDPVQYIQFYSLRKWSTIGTEEKLVTEQLYVHAKLLIVDDRSCIIGSANINERSQLGNRDSEVAAIVRDTDLIKTKMNGEDYYAGRFAWELRQRLMREHLGCDVDLVEIVERQFGRLEKLAKENYRTLHTLDTKKKSSKYNKEDKITSSMIELAYREVFDVDYSSSWSNIYHRDDITEDEQGGGKRGSYVSSSKFGINLEEFMKTTSEVEAYDEVCNVLDSLEEEIGNKKMELPIRNTRGQTQTDPPVPLHSFNFRAGTANLGIRDNKSISADPRLIGNKVHTADVSGDGPDGWNKVTDEFKESVTEQLKDWALKALSSRVIDDKEKSKTDLRYEASFDFLPDKRDIEKYLNCLEISDIKKWDMLKRICYLQRLSYKIKVLADSKTNVSNEENTSTNSSSEQSDNRTDPGSLGELDDDAVDELLSQITPSVTNNEDFDRRLLNLKFVDPYCFGDPLAETFYDDVWTAIALRNTLIFRFVFHCQPDNDVQTWRDYKEFNKLSQEFIDEQNKSIETALAMEKSNESSTKSGSTNSDDLPIPKESDRNVNKGEKLIDVPVNKTVPRDDENEKATTNKDLEEKSMNALKKKTVSRLKMRFSNSLLYGFKQRTFDRHTSRRLLERVHGNLVIFPTEWLAKEVESKNWFYSADRLPPIEIYD; encoded by the coding sequence ATGGGTCCTCAAAGGTCGAGCACTGTAATTCCTGGGATTTCGCCTGTTTCGAGGGACAATGATCTGGAAGAAGTTAGAACTGCTACATCTAGTGAGAATGATCTAGAAACAAATACTGCTGCTAATGGAAACAGGGGTCAAAATGGGGGAGGTAACATTACTAAGAAGAACTataaacaaagaaaacctcaattgaaatcatATATGAGGCCATCAGCCAGTGGATCTTTATTACTTGATGACGACGAAGGtaatataaagaatttatcTTTCCAAGGTGTCCCCAACTCGGCACGTACTAATGATAACAAGTCAATGAACCAGTTCATAAATGATGAACAAGATCCTTTGAGCCATATTCCAAAACATGACCTCTTTCGAGCAACATCCACTGCTCCAACCAAATATTCTGTAGAAACATATCGCCTGAGGTTGGTAATTCAAACAATTTTTATAACAACCGTTAACGGCAGTGATATTAGACTAATGATACAACAGAGAAATGATACTTCCATGCCCAATAACACGTTCCCGATAGATAAATCTAAACGAAGATCAATCATTGGATCCATTGATAgccaattgaaaaataaccATTGGAGGAAAGAATTCAGTGATGCcttcaagaaaatatcaGTCATTTCAAAACtaaaattacaaatgaaTAACCAATCACACCACGATGATGGTAAGAATGAACTCACTATGTCATCTCCAAgattatcttcaaatgtactgaatgatgaagatactCCTACTCAAATGTTAGCGTCTGATTTAATCGATTCCATGTTGAGTGGATGTCCGGCTGCCTTGTTTGCTAGTACTCAATTCTTGAGAGATGAACATGGGAAAAGAAGAGCTCCTTTACTTTTAGCAATGTTGGACATCACTGTCAAACCATTGAATGGGATTTCTCCATTTATAGTGGATAGCTTCTCAGAAGAGCCATCTGAAGATTATGAAACAGGAAGgaatgatgatgctgatgataatgaaaatattagcGATGGTAATAATCATGCTATGTCCTCGAGAAGGACAAGTTTTTCCAGTATGTCTACCGCAGTAAGAAATAAGATAAttgagaagaaaaatgataatacaatgtttaaattagaattagaataTGGGATTGGGTCGACAAGACAAAAATGGTCAGTAGTAAAAAGttatcaagaaataaatgCATTACATACTAATTTGAAGCTTGTTTCTCTTCAACAAGTAGCTGTTAATAAGCTATCAATTGAAAGTAACCAATTCAGGAAAATCAGATTACCTAGTTTCCCAAAATTTCCTAAAAATACATGGagaaaaaatcatcatcttgaaaaaaatggagTCCCGATCGATCCAGGCTTTTCAAATGGATTGAGATCCAGAATGCAATCTAGGACAACATTACAAGCTGATACTGACGAGAATAATTCAGCAAGTTCATCACTAATCTTTTTcgatataaataaaatcaaaatgaaacattTACAAGATCTCATTAGAGAACCAGACGATGAGTCACAACCAATGTATATAAGGTTGGAAcgatatttgaaattattaaaccTCGCATTATGTTTAAGGCCACAAGCTAATCGACTCTGTGAATTTTATGAATTCTCACCTATTGGGAACTTATTAAGCTATGAAAATGGGTACCAGGGTAAAGAAGGCCCCATGATTATTAGGTCTACTGCGAAATCACAAGGTTGGAGAGTATCACATTTTAATGCACatgattttaaagaaatgattGAGAGACATACGGAAAAATGGTTTTTAGTGCGACATTCTTATATTACGTACGTTTCAGACCTATGTTCTACCACTCCATTAGATGTATTCCTTGTGGACtctaaatttaaaataaaatgttcAGGCTTAGATAAGCGGAAAACTGAAGAATTAATACAACAAGATGTGGATTGGAATAAAGAAAGTTCAAGGAAATTCTCagtgaaattattaataactCTAGAAAATagtgaaagaaaattgaaagtgATTTGTAGTTCTGAATATTCATTAAGACAATGGATGAGATCAATCAATTATATGTCCAAATCGACAATTTGGTCCCAAGTGCACAGATTCAATAGTTTTGCTCCCGTAAGGAAGAACTCCTTTTGTAAATACTTAGTGGATGGTAGAGATTATTTTTGGGCACTAAGTGAAGCATTAAACATGGCTAAAGATGTTATCTATATCCATGATTGGTGGTTATCACCAGAACTATACATGCGTCGACCAGTTAATGGGAATCAACAATATAGAATCGATAGAATTCTGAAGAAATGTGCAGAAAGTGGgattaaaatttttattgtCATTTATAGAAATGTCGGTAATACTGTAGGAACTGATAGTTTGTGGACTAAACATTCTATGTTAGGTTTACatccaaatattcatttaattcGTTCTCCAAATCAATGGTTACAAAATACGTATTTCTGGGCACATCATGAAAAATTTGTAGTCATTGATCATACTATTGCATTTATGGGTGGAATTGACCTTTGTTACGGGCGTTACGATACCCCGGAGCATGTTCTACGGGATGATGCTACTGGTATTAAAGATCAAAATTTCCCTGGGAAGGATTATTCAAATGCAAGAATTTGTGATTTTTATGAGCTCGATAAACCGTTCGAATCAATGTATGATAGGAATGTGATACCAAGAATGCCATGGCATGATGTTCATATGATGATGGTTGGTGAACCTGCAAGAGATTTATCTCGGCATTTTGTTCAAAGATGGAATTACTTGTTAAGAGAAAAACGTCCTAGTAGGCCAACACCATTACTGACACCTGCCAATGATTTTACTGCATGCGAATTAGAAAGATcaccatttttcaaaactttgaagaaaaggtCAACGTGCGAAGTTCAAATATTGAGAAGTGCGGGGAATTGGTCTCTAGGATTAaaagaaactgaaaaatcaattcaaAATGCATACTTGAAACTAATTGAAACAAGTCAAcattacatatatattgaaaatcaatttttcataacAACTTCTACTTGGGATGGCGTAATTAtcgaaaataaaattgggGATGCAATAGTAGATAGGATCATTCGGGCTAACAGTGAAGGTGCAGAATGGAAGGccttcattatcattccATTAATGCCAGGTTTTGATTCTCCAATTGATCAACCAGAAGCATCAGCTTTGCGGGTTATTATGCAATGTCAATATCAAAGTATATCTCGTGGGGAAACGTCAATTTTTGCGAGATTAAGGAAATTAAACATTGATCCTGTACAgtatattcaattttattcaCTAAGGAAATGGTCTACAATTGGTACCGAGGAAAAATTGGTTACTGAACAACTATATGTTCATGCAAAACTGCTGATAGTTGATGATAGAAGTTGTATCATCGGAAGTGCCAATATCAATGAGAGATCACAATTAGGGAATAGAGACAGTGAAGTAGCTGCTATTGTGAGGGATACTGATCTAATAAAGACTAAGATGAATGGCGAAGATTATTATGCAGGAAGGTTTGCGTGGGAACTACGGCAGAGACTAATGAGAGAACATTTGGGTTGTGATGTTGATTTGGTCGAGATTGTAGAAAGACAATTCGGAAGGTTAGAGAAATTagcaaaagaaaattatagaaCGTTGCATACATTGGATACCAAGAAAAAGTCCTCCAAGTATaacaaagaagataaaataaCGTCTTCCATGATTGAACTGGCATATCGTGAAGTGTTTGACGTCGATTATAGCTCTTCATGGTCGAATATATACCACAGAGATGATATTACGGAAGATGAACAAGGAGGTGGAAAGAGAGGTTCCTATGTTTCCTCAAGTAAATTTGGTATAAATTTAGAAGAATTTATGAAAACAACGTCAGAAGTTGAGGCGTATGATGAAGTGTGCAATGTTTTGGATTCgttagaagaagaaattggcAATAAGAAAATGGAATTACCAATTAGAAACACGAGGGGACAAACACAAACAGATCCGCCGGTACCTTTacattctttcaattttagaGCTGGCACAGCAAACCTTGGAATCAGAGACAACAAATCTATAAGTGCAGATCCCAGATTGATTGGAAATAAAGTACATACTGCAGATGTTAGTGGTGATGGTCCGGATGGATGGAATAAAGTTACAGATGAATTCAAGGAATCTGTTACAGAGCAGCTGAAAGATTGGGCACTAAAGGCATTATCAAGTAGAGTCAtagatgataaagaaaaatccaAGACTGATTTACGCTATGAGGCATCGTTTGATTTCTTACCAGATAAAAGGGATATTGAAAAGTACCTTAATTGTCTAGAAATATCCGATATCAAAAAATGGGATATGTTGAAAAGGATTTGTTATTTACAACGTTTATCATACAAAATTAAAGTACTTGCTGATTCCAAGACGAATGTGAgcaatgaagaaaatactaGTACCAACTCCAGTTCAGAACAATCAGATAATAGGACAGACCCAGGCAGCTTAGGAGAgttagatgatgatgctgtAGATGAATTATTGTCACAAATCACACCGTCTGTTACGAACAACGAGGATTTTGACAGGCGATTGTTGAACCTAAAATTTGTTGATCCTTATTGTTTCGGAGATCCATTAGCTGAAACGTTCTATGATGATGTATGGACAGCAATTGCATTAAGAAACACATTGATCTTTAGATTTGTTTTCCATTGTCAACCTGATAACGATGTACAGACTTGGAGAGattataaagaatttaaCAAATTATCCcaagaatttattgatgaaCAGAACAAATCTATCGAAACTGCATTGGCAATggaaaaatcaaatgaGTCATCTACCAAATCAGGTTCTACGAATTCTGATGACTTACCAATTCCAAAAGAATCAGATAGAAATGTTAACAAAGGAGAAAAACTTATTGATGTTCCCGTAAACAAAACTGTACCAAGGGATGATGAGAATGAGAAAGCAACCACGAACAAAGACTTAGAGGAGAAGTCTATGAACgcattgaagaagaaaacagtCTCAAGATTAAAAATGCGATTCTCTAACAGTTTATTGTACGGATTTAAACAAAGAACCTTTGATAGACATACATCTCGTAGATTACTTGAAAGAGTACATGGCAATTTAGTGATATTTCCAACAGAGTGGCTAGCTAAAGAAGTCGAATCTAAAAATTGGTTTTATAGTGCTGATAGATTACCACCAATCGAAATATACGATTGA